The following proteins are co-located in the Bacteroidota bacterium genome:
- a CDS encoding RidA family protein, whose translation MNNDQINSSKAPEPVGLYPHAKRVGNLLFLSGVGPRERGTKTIPGVELDNNGKIVSYDIELQCHSVFRNVKYILEDAGSSWDNIVDVTVYLTNMKDDFSKYNKLWAEYFKANPPCRTTVEINCLPTPIAIELKVVATIG comes from the coding sequence ATGAACAACGATCAGATAAACTCCTCAAAAGCTCCCGAGCCGGTGGGACTGTATCCTCACGCTAAACGCGTAGGGAACCTTTTATTCCTTTCCGGGGTTGGTCCGCGTGAACGTGGTACAAAAACAATTCCCGGAGTTGAGCTGGATAATAATGGGAAAATTGTCAGTTATGACATTGAGTTGCAGTGCCACAGTGTATTTCGCAATGTAAAATATATCCTGGAAGATGCGGGCAGCAGTTGGGATAATATTGTGGATGTTACTGTTTACCTCACCAACATGAAGGACGATTTTTCAAAGTACAACAAACTATGGGCCGAGTATTTTAAGGCAAATCCCCCCTGCCGCACAACGGTTGAAATTAATTGTTTGCCAACGCCTATTGCCATTGAATTGAAGGTAGTTGCAACTATCGGGTAA
- a CDS encoding isoleucine--tRNA ligase, with product MMSKYPEYRSLDLSQIGKDILKFWDENKIFEKSVTTREGKTPFVFYEGPPSANGMPGIHHVMARAIKDIFCRYQTLKGKQVKRKAGWDTHGLPIELAVEKTLGITKEDIGKKITVEEYNQACRKEVMKYTDKWEELTRLMGYWVDMKEPYITYENTYIESVWWLLNDLYKKGLLYKGYTIQPYSPAAGTGLSSHEINQPGCYRNVKDRTGTVMFKTSGKRFFEGGAPDVYFLAWTTTPWTLPSNTALAVGADITYVLVNTYNQFTGKNIYVILAKDLVEKYFNTKAAEIPFSDYKPGDKLIPYKLIDEFKGKDLAGISYEQLLPFVKPQGDAFKVLVGDFVTTTDGTGIVHIAPSFGADDFRVVKQNGIGSLTLVDKRGKFLPEVKDGVFLYGDEYVKEAYLSDEEKKTEFEKQKKTLEAAGKIKDLKVYLSVDERIVLKLQEEGKLFKKETYEHSYPHCWRTDKPVLYYPLDSWFIKVTAAKDKMVALNKTINWKPESTGTGRFGNWLENANDWNLSRSRFWGIPLPIWRTEDGKEEICIGSAEQLKNEIDKSVKAGFMKANPLAAFKPGDNSKENYNTFDLHKPYTDEIVLVSLSGQKMIRENDLIDVWFDSGAMPYAQVHYPFENKELIDGKKYFPADFIAEGVDQTRGWFYTLHAIASMCFDSVAYKNVVSNGLVLDKNGNKMSKRLGNAVDPFSTLEKYGPDATRWYMITNAQPWDNLKFDLEGIAEVQRKFFGTLYNTYSFFVLYANIDGFAYKEAEIPVSERPEIDRWILSELHSLIKVVDQAYSDYEPTKAGRTIEYFLDEHLSNWYVRLCRRRFWKGEYTNDKIAAYQTLYRCLEVIAQLASPIAPFFTDKLFNDLNTVTGRHKAESVHISNMPVVDEKLIDKHLEERMELAQKISSMILSIRKKENIRVRQPLNSVQIPILDEAYKNKIEAVKDLILSEVNVKRIEFVDESKTQIVKNMKLNFKTLGKKCGKHMKAVQAFVANNAQAIISAVEKTGKFDVTIEGETYILENEDIEIIPIDIPGWKVANEGPITVALDITLTSELKEEGIARELVNRIQNLRKDKDFEVTDRILVKIQSNSAINSAVSNNLNYICTEILASSLELVDKITENEGILVEVDDEIKTLISIVKLN from the coding sequence ATTATGAGTAAATACCCTGAATATAGATCCCTTGATCTTTCTCAAATCGGGAAGGACATTTTAAAATTTTGGGATGAAAATAAAATATTTGAAAAAAGCGTTACTACACGCGAAGGCAAAACACCTTTTGTATTTTACGAGGGTCCTCCAAGTGCCAACGGCATGCCCGGCATTCACCACGTGATGGCGCGCGCTATTAAAGATATTTTTTGCCGTTACCAGACACTAAAGGGAAAACAGGTAAAACGTAAAGCCGGCTGGGATACCCACGGTTTGCCTATTGAACTTGCCGTTGAAAAAACATTAGGTATTACCAAAGAAGATATCGGCAAGAAAATAACTGTTGAAGAGTATAACCAAGCCTGCCGCAAAGAGGTAATGAAATATACCGATAAGTGGGAAGAGCTTACCCGCCTCATGGGTTATTGGGTTGATATGAAGGAGCCCTACATTACCTACGAGAATACGTATATTGAAAGTGTCTGGTGGCTGCTTAATGATCTGTACAAAAAGGGGTTGTTATACAAAGGTTATACTATACAACCCTATTCACCCGCAGCCGGAACGGGTCTCAGTTCGCATGAAATTAATCAGCCGGGTTGTTACAGGAATGTGAAGGATCGGACGGGAACCGTAATGTTCAAGACAAGCGGCAAACGATTTTTTGAAGGGGGAGCACCAGATGTTTATTTCCTCGCATGGACCACTACCCCATGGACTTTGCCATCCAATACAGCATTGGCGGTAGGTGCAGATATAACTTACGTTTTAGTTAATACATATAACCAGTTTACAGGGAAAAACATTTATGTTATTCTTGCAAAAGACTTAGTAGAAAAATATTTTAATACTAAGGCTGCTGAAATCCCATTTTCTGATTACAAACCGGGAGACAAGCTTATTCCGTATAAACTTATCGATGAATTTAAAGGAAAAGATCTTGCCGGAATTTCATACGAGCAGCTCCTCCCTTTTGTAAAACCCCAGGGGGATGCTTTTAAAGTGCTTGTTGGTGATTTTGTTACAACAACAGATGGAACAGGTATCGTACACATCGCCCCCAGCTTCGGTGCCGATGACTTCCGTGTTGTCAAACAAAACGGGATAGGTTCACTTACGTTGGTTGATAAACGCGGCAAATTTTTACCTGAGGTAAAAGACGGAGTGTTTTTGTACGGTGACGAATATGTAAAAGAAGCCTACTTATCTGATGAAGAAAAGAAAACGGAGTTTGAAAAACAGAAAAAGACATTAGAAGCTGCCGGAAAAATAAAAGACCTGAAAGTATACTTAAGTGTTGACGAACGGATTGTGCTGAAGCTCCAGGAAGAAGGAAAACTTTTCAAGAAAGAGACCTATGAACACAGCTATCCGCATTGCTGGCGTACAGACAAACCTGTTTTATATTATCCGCTTGACAGCTGGTTCATTAAAGTGACTGCTGCTAAAGACAAAATGGTGGCGCTCAATAAAACTATTAACTGGAAGCCCGAATCAACCGGGACGGGACGTTTTGGCAATTGGTTAGAGAATGCCAACGACTGGAATCTGAGCCGTTCCCGTTTTTGGGGAATACCGCTTCCTATCTGGCGAACGGAGGATGGGAAAGAAGAAATCTGTATTGGTTCCGCGGAGCAATTGAAAAATGAAATCGACAAGTCTGTAAAAGCCGGTTTTATGAAAGCTAATCCATTGGCTGCTTTCAAGCCCGGGGATAATTCAAAAGAAAATTATAACACCTTCGATCTGCATAAGCCTTATACGGACGAAATTGTATTGGTTTCCTTATCCGGGCAAAAAATGATACGCGAGAACGACCTGATTGATGTATGGTTTGACAGTGGGGCGATGCCTTATGCGCAGGTACATTATCCTTTTGAAAATAAAGAGTTGATCGACGGCAAAAAATATTTTCCCGCGGATTTTATCGCCGAAGGCGTTGATCAGACACGGGGCTGGTTTTACACATTGCATGCTATCGCATCTATGTGTTTCGATTCTGTTGCATATAAAAATGTGGTATCAAATGGCCTGGTGTTAGATAAGAACGGGAATAAAATGAGCAAGCGTTTAGGTAATGCTGTTGATCCGTTCTCAACGCTTGAAAAATACGGACCCGATGCTACACGCTGGTACATGATTACGAATGCCCAGCCATGGGATAATCTTAAGTTTGACCTTGAAGGGATCGCTGAGGTGCAGCGCAAGTTTTTTGGAACACTTTACAATACATATTCTTTCTTTGTTTTATATGCTAACATAGATGGCTTTGCATACAAAGAAGCCGAAATACCTGTAAGCGAAAGACCCGAAATTGATCGCTGGATCTTATCCGAACTTCATTCACTTATCAAAGTGGTTGATCAGGCATATTCTGATTATGAGCCAACGAAAGCAGGCCGTACTATCGAATATTTTTTGGATGAACATTTAAGTAATTGGTATGTTCGTTTGTGCCGCCGTCGTTTTTGGAAAGGGGAGTATACCAATGATAAAATTGCGGCGTATCAGACCTTGTACCGTTGCCTTGAAGTGATTGCTCAGCTCGCATCACCGATCGCACCGTTCTTTACCGATAAATTGTTTAACGACCTTAACACTGTAACAGGTCGGCACAAAGCAGAATCGGTACATATTTCAAACATGCCGGTTGTAGATGAAAAGTTGATCGATAAGCATTTGGAGGAACGGATGGAATTAGCGCAAAAAATTTCATCCATGATATTATCTATTCGTAAAAAGGAAAATATCCGTGTTCGTCAGCCATTGAACAGTGTACAAATTCCAATATTGGACGAAGCTTACAAAAACAAGATCGAAGCGGTAAAAGATCTGATCCTGTCGGAAGTGAATGTAAAGCGGATCGAATTTGTGGATGAGTCAAAAACTCAGATCGTGAAGAATATGAAGCTGAATTTTAAGACACTTGGGAAAAAGTGCGGCAAACATATGAAGGCTGTACAGGCTTTTGTCGCAAACAATGCTCAGGCGATCATTTCAGCAGTTGAAAAGACCGGAAAATTTGATGTGACAATTGAAGGCGAAACGTATATACTTGAAAATGAGGACATTGAAATTATTCCCATTGATATTCCCGGTTGGAAAGTGGCAAATGAAGGACCAATAACTGTTGCACTCGATATAACCCTTACTTCTGAACTAAAAGAAGAAGGGATAGCCCGGGAATTGGTCAATCGTATTCAAAATTTGAGAAAAGACAAGGATTTTGAGGTTACAGATCGTATCTTAGTTAAGATACAATCAAATAGTGCTATCAATTCGGCAGTATCTAATAATTTAAATTATATTTGCACCGAAATTTTAGCCTCATCGCTCGAATTGGTCGATAAAATTACAGAAAACGAAGGCATACTTGTTGAAGTCGACGACGAAATTAAAACACTAATATCAATAGTTAAACTCAATTAA
- a CDS encoding TraR/DksA family transcriptional regulator has translation MGKDKRTKYSDKELTEFKEIILGKLEEAQRDYELLKSTLSHKDDHGTDDTSPTFKLLEDGSDVMSKEETAQLASRQEKYIQSLQNALIRIENKSYGICRITGKLIPKERLRSVPHATTSIEGKMQQYA, from the coding sequence ATCGGTAAAGACAAGCGCACAAAATACTCTGATAAGGAGTTAACTGAATTCAAGGAAATTATTTTAGGGAAACTTGAAGAAGCGCAGCGTGATTATGAGTTATTGAAGAGTACACTTTCTCATAAAGATGATCATGGTACTGATGACACATCACCGACTTTTAAGCTGCTTGAAGATGGTTCGGATGTAATGAGCAAAGAGGAAACGGCTCAATTGGCATCTCGCCAGGAAAAATATATTCAGAGCCTGCAAAATGCGCTGATCCGTATTGAGAACAAGAGTTATGGTATTTGCCGCATAACAGGTAAACTAATACCTAAAGAGCGTCTGCGCAGTGTGCCGCATGCTACTACCAGCATAGAGGGTAAGATGCAGCAATACGCTTAG
- a CDS encoding lipoprotein signal peptidase — MKKPLLIVFLVLLVDQAIKFYVKTHFFLGEEYHVAGNWFIIHFTENNGMAFGMEFAGNYGKLFLTSFRILAVMAIGWYLYDLVRQQAPSGLIISISLILAGALGNIIDSIFYGILFSDSNYEVAKFMPPEGGYAGLLHGKVVDMFYFPIIEGHFPAWFPIWGTEEFIFFRPVFNFSDSSITIGVLMILLFQRRFFPKKPTATDLQEPGSTIDSTI, encoded by the coding sequence ATGAAGAAGCCCCTACTCATAGTGTTCCTCGTTTTACTGGTCGATCAGGCCATAAAATTTTATGTTAAAACTCATTTCTTTCTTGGTGAGGAATATCATGTTGCCGGGAACTGGTTCATTATTCATTTTACCGAGAATAACGGAATGGCTTTTGGGATGGAGTTTGCAGGTAATTATGGTAAATTGTTTTTAACTTCATTCCGCATTCTTGCAGTAATGGCTATCGGTTGGTACTTGTATGACCTTGTCCGTCAACAGGCACCTTCGGGATTGATCATCAGCATATCACTTATATTGGCCGGGGCTCTTGGAAATATAATTGACAGTATTTTTTATGGGATTTTATTCAGTGACAGCAATTATGAAGTCGCAAAATTTATGCCTCCTGAAGGAGGCTATGCAGGCCTTTTGCACGGTAAGGTGGTTGATATGTTTTACTTCCCGATCATTGAGGGCCATTTTCCAGCCTGGTTCCCGATATGGGGTACAGAAGAATTTATTTTTTTCAGGCCGGTATTCAACTTTTCGGACAGTTCGATCACTATAGGTGTATTGATGATTTTATTGTTCCAGCGCCGTTTTTTCCCTAAAAAACCAACTGCAACTGATCTTCAGGAGCCTGGGTCGACAATAGACTCAACTATTTAA
- a CDS encoding DUF1987 domain-containing protein, protein MQKLVIESTDSSPKVYLDPDKSIFIITGESRMEDSEKFYEPVLAWFREYHKHLVNNKISKEIIIEMHMDYYNSATARSFVGLFAMLETFIGNGIHVRVKWHYMEQDEDLKHQGAGLASVVSRIPFELICLENVNA, encoded by the coding sequence ATGCAAAAGTTAGTTATTGAATCAACGGATTCTTCACCAAAAGTTTATTTGGATCCCGATAAATCAATATTTATCATAACAGGCGAATCACGAATGGAAGATTCGGAAAAATTTTATGAGCCCGTATTGGCCTGGTTCAGGGAATACCATAAGCATCTTGTGAATAATAAGATCAGCAAGGAGATTATTATTGAAATGCACATGGATTATTATAATTCGGCGACTGCCCGTAGTTTTGTCGGGCTATTTGCAATGCTTGAAACATTTATCGGGAACGGTATCCATGTTCGCGTAAAATGGCATTACATGGAACAGGATGAAGATCTTAAACACCAGGGAGCTGGTTTGGCCAGTGTAGTTTCCAGGATTCCCTTTGAATTGATCTGCCTGGAAAATGTAAATGCATAA
- a CDS encoding TlpA family protein disulfide reductase, which produces MKKLFYILFCCIAVLTSAQNITINGFAPSYKGREITLFTYADYISYSEIPVSVQTVSDSGFFNFSFQSDDIKRVLLRSGKQKANMYVEPMRDYRIFFPSRDTIRFANPNIEQSVDLTFAVTDTTEINALVIDYNECFENFWTENYQYFVQKKSRARLDSFELQMQTRYAAFNKPYFKSYIAYNIAELELNTFQSKPELAKKYIIGKPVLYDNFEYMNFFNKFFNRYLQQYASSANGSALIEQINSRPSFEGCMSALAEDKYLKNDTVRELALIKGLSELYYSSDFKRENMLYILERIAATTKIAVHQIIASDVIRSFSKLQPGASAPEFSLLDKTGKNVALSDFKDKYVYINFWATWCTSCLQELKLISNLKKKYGGKIVFVSINIDDDPSLMKKFLAKNPKCDWVFLHYGSQKEVKDKYEIKSVPSYFLVNPTGNFIQSPALRPTQSIEATFWEISKKKSGNKGP; this is translated from the coding sequence ATGAAAAAATTATTCTATATATTATTTTGTTGTATAGCCGTTCTCACATCAGCACAAAATATTACCATCAATGGATTTGCGCCAAGTTATAAAGGTCGGGAAATAACATTATTCACCTATGCCGATTACATTTCATATTCGGAGATCCCGGTATCTGTACAAACAGTAAGCGATAGCGGATTTTTTAATTTCAGCTTTCAGTCCGATGATATAAAACGGGTTTTGCTCCGGAGCGGAAAACAAAAAGCCAACATGTACGTTGAACCCATGCGTGACTACAGAATCTTTTTCCCTTCCCGTGACACAATACGCTTTGCAAATCCCAACATTGAACAATCTGTTGATCTTACTTTTGCAGTAACGGATACGACCGAAATAAACGCATTGGTGATCGATTACAATGAATGCTTTGAGAACTTCTGGACTGAAAACTACCAATACTTTGTACAAAAAAAATCACGCGCCCGGCTCGATTCTTTTGAGCTTCAAATGCAAACCCGTTATGCCGCCTTCAATAAGCCGTATTTCAAATCCTATATTGCTTATAACATAGCCGAACTCGAGCTGAATACATTCCAGAGCAAACCTGAATTGGCAAAAAAATATATTATCGGTAAGCCCGTATTGTATGATAATTTCGAATACATGAATTTCTTCAATAAATTTTTTAACAGATACCTGCAACAATATGCCTCCTCTGCAAATGGCTCAGCACTTATTGAACAAATAAATTCCAGGCCAAGTTTTGAGGGATGTATGAGCGCGTTGGCAGAAGATAAATATTTGAAAAATGATACTGTCAGAGAACTGGCGCTCATTAAAGGGTTGTCGGAATTATATTACTCCTCCGATTTCAAACGCGAAAACATGTTGTATATTTTAGAACGGATAGCGGCAACAACCAAAATAGCTGTTCACCAGATCATTGCTTCCGATGTAATCAGATCCTTTTCAAAACTTCAACCGGGCGCTTCTGCACCTGAATTTTCATTATTGGACAAAACGGGAAAAAATGTTGCTCTTTCAGACTTTAAAGACAAGTATGTTTATATAAATTTTTGGGCTACATGGTGCACCTCTTGCCTGCAGGAATTAAAATTAATTTCGAACCTCAAAAAAAAGTACGGCGGAAAAATTGTCTTTGTGAGCATTAATATTGATGATGATCCGAGTCTGATGAAAAAATTTCTGGCAAAAAATCCAAAATGCGACTGGGTATTTTTGCATTATGGCAGTCAGAAAGAAGTGAAAGATAAATATGAGATCAAAAGCGTTCCCTCCTATTTTCTGGTCAATCCAACGGGGAACTTCATTCAATCACCGGCCCTGCGTCCCACACAAAGCATAGAAGCCACCTTTTGGGAGATCTCCAAAAAAAAATCAGGGAACAAAGGCCCCTGA
- the coaD gene encoding pantetheine-phosphate adenylyltransferase, protein MKKIALFPGSFDPITIGHESIIRRALPLFDEIIVAIGINSTKNYYLPLEKRKSLIQQVFAKESRIKVLSYEGLTVDFCKKVKANYILRGLRTSADFEFERGIAQMNKAMVHDIETIFILSNPEHSAINSTIVRDILRNGGDVSAFIPKGIKLE, encoded by the coding sequence ATGAAGAAAATTGCCTTATTCCCCGGCTCGTTCGACCCGATCACCATAGGCCACGAATCCATTATCAGGCGAGCTTTACCCCTGTTCGATGAAATTATTGTAGCCATAGGAATTAACTCGACCAAAAATTATTATTTGCCGCTCGAAAAACGAAAAAGTCTCATTCAACAAGTGTTTGCCAAAGAGTCGCGTATTAAAGTATTGAGTTACGAAGGCCTTACTGTTGATTTTTGCAAAAAAGTAAAGGCTAATTATATTTTACGTGGGTTGCGCACGTCTGCCGATTTTGAATTTGAGCGCGGCATCGCGCAAATGAATAAGGCAATGGTGCATGATATTGAGACCATATTTATTTTATCAAACCCCGAACACTCTGCAATAAATTCAACTATTGTACGTGATATATTAAGGAACGGCGGAGATGTAAGCGCGTTTATTCCAAAAGGAATTAAGTTGGAATAA